The proteins below come from a single Thermococcus sp. genomic window:
- a CDS encoding molybdopterin-dependent oxidoreductase yields MGELRKVVCPYCGFGCNLLIDPKTLRVKPYRGEPNRGKLCPKGLHATEFVTSRDRLKRPLKKVGSAMVPVSWGVAIEEIANRLLEIRELYGPDAVAFLASSKVSNEENYLLQKIARLFGTNNIDNCARLCHEASVHALKLTVGTGAQTNPYEDLESFNAILIWGYNPAETHPVVMDYILKAKRRGAKIIVVDVRETRTMTFADYKLVIRPGT; encoded by the coding sequence ATGGGCGAACTCAGAAAGGTTGTCTGCCCCTACTGTGGCTTTGGATGCAACCTTCTCATAGACCCAAAGACCCTGAGGGTAAAACCATATCGTGGAGAACCGAACAGGGGAAAGCTCTGTCCCAAGGGCCTCCACGCGACCGAGTTCGTTACCTCAAGGGACAGGCTCAAGAGGCCCCTGAAGAAGGTCGGCTCTGCGATGGTTCCGGTGAGCTGGGGCGTTGCCATAGAGGAGATAGCGAACAGGCTCCTTGAGATCAGAGAGCTCTACGGGCCCGATGCCGTGGCCTTTCTGGCATCTTCCAAGGTCAGCAACGAGGAGAACTACCTCCTCCAGAAGATTGCCCGCCTCTTCGGCACGAACAACATCGACAACTGCGCTCGCTTATGCCATGAAGCTTCTGTTCATGCTCTCAAGCTTACCGTAGGAACTGGCGCTCAAACGAACCCCTACGAGGATTTGGAGAGCTTTAACGCGATACTCATCTGGGGCTACAACCCTGCCGAGACCCATCCGGTCGTCATGGACTACATCCTGAAGGCAAAGAGGAGAGGAGCGAAGATAATCGTTGTCGACGTCAGGGAAACGAGGACGATGACCTTTGCCGACTACAAGCTTGTAATCAGGCCCGGAACAG